Proteins encoded by one window of Lathyrus oleraceus cultivar Zhongwan6 chromosome 1, CAAS_Psat_ZW6_1.0, whole genome shotgun sequence:
- the LOC127099575 gene encoding protein NSP-INTERACTING KINASE 1: protein MEISRGEGFLCFVTLFLFLCSTNSLLSPKGINFEVQALMSIKASLMDPHGILENWDGDPVDPCSWNMVTCSTENLVISLGIPSQNLSGTLSPSIGKLTNLQTIMLQNNNITGPISSELGKLSMLQTLDLSDNFFNGKIPTSLGHLRKLQYLRLNNNSFSGECPESLANMAQLTFFDLSFNNLSGSVPRILAKSFSIVGNPLVCATAKETNCHGMKLMPMSMNLNNTNAHKRGHCVCNKNILGKGGFGIVYKGILSDGTLVVVKRLKDGNASLEEVVMALKYGGYIFNNLHTEINTRHIYMTSKMVEKYSGLQLQPHKAFVGANDFAHESGIPQDGMLTLH, encoded by the exons ATGGAAATTTCAAGAGGAGAAGGTTTTCTATGTTTTGTGACGTTGTTCTTGTTTTTGTGTTCTACTAATTCTTTGCTTTCTCCTAAAGGAATTAACTTTGAAGTTCAAGCTTTGATGAGTATAAAAGCTTCATTAATGGATCCTCATGGAATTCTAGAGAATTGGGATGGTGATCCTGTTGATCCATGTAGTTGGAATATGGTTACTTGTTCTACTGAGAATCTTGTTATTAGTTTGGGAATTCCTAGTCAGAATTTATCTGGTACATTATCACCAAGTATTGGAAAGTTAACAAATCTTCAAACTATTATGTTACAGAATAACAACATAACTGGACCAATCAGTTCAGAGCTAGGAAAACTTTCCATGCTTCAAACACTTGATCTTTCTGATAACTTCTTCAATGGAAAGATTCCTACTTCTCTTGGTCATCTGAGAAAGCTTCAATACTTGAGGCTTAATAATAACAGTTTTTCTGGTGAATGTCCCGAGTCGTTGGCGAACATGGCGCAACTTACTTTTTTTGATTTGTCATTCAACAATCTTAGTGGCAGTGTGCCTAGAATCTTGGCCAAATCATTCAGTATTGTTGGAAACCCTCTGGTCTGTGCTACAGCAAAAGAAACAAACTGTCATGGGATGAAACTCATGCCTATGTCAATGAACTTAAACAATACTAACGCTCACAAAAGGGGTCATTGCGTTTG CAACAAAAACATATTAGGAAAAGGCGGCTTCGGCATTGTCTACAAAGGAATTCTTTCGGACGGTACGCTTGTCGTTGTAAAGAGGCTTAAAGATGGAAATGCCTCCTTGGAAGAAGTTGTGATGGCCTTGAAATACGGAGGATATATCTTCAACAATCTCCACACTGAAATTAATACAAGGCACATTTATATGACAAGCAAAATGGTTGAAAAGTACTCTGGTTTGCAGTTACAACCACACAAGGCTTTTGTGGGGGCTAATGATTTTGCTCATGAAAGTGGCATACCTCAGGATGGAATGCTTACATTGCACTAG